In one window of Ruminococcus albus AD2013 DNA:
- a CDS encoding PcfB family protein, producing MPSDFESCTRKTIDITLKAEKLTADVLKAALQEFVSGRAEKIGRMTYGQLQKISYSKLDEVVISDQNIGDFLKTARKYDIDYALKKDSGTETPTWHVFFSAAKTEDFKRAFTEYLAPGKSGTKDRSEFTREEMQKTAKRAALKQRKYRQRQKTREKVL from the coding sequence ATGCCTTCAGATTTTGAAAGCTGTACTAGAAAAACCATCGACATCACGCTGAAAGCAGAAAAGCTGACTGCGGATGTCCTGAAAGCCGCTTTACAGGAATTCGTATCGGGCAGGGCTGAAAAGATAGGACGTATGACCTACGGACAGCTTCAGAAAATATCTTATTCAAAGCTCGACGAAGTAGTGATCTCTGATCAGAACATCGGGGATTTTCTGAAAACTGCAAGGAAATATGATATTGACTATGCTCTGAAAAAAGATAGTGGTACAGAAACACCAACCTGGCATGTTTTCTTTTCTGCGGCAAAGACAGAAGATTTCAAGAGAGCATTTACCGAGTATCTCGCTCCAGGAAAAAGCGGTACAAAAGACCGCAGCGAGTTTACCCGTGAGGAGATGCAGAAAACTGCTAAACGTGCAGCTCTTAAACAGCGCAAATATAGGCAAAGACAAAAGACAAGGGAAAAAGTATTATGA